A single window of uncultured Methanospirillum sp. DNA harbors:
- a CDS encoding ABC transporter substrate-binding protein: MREKSKVFLHLVLFGLLLFTACISLVSAGNGEGGGSPDEITLHAVVPNNGDLAQLGIASEIAMQQAVDDFNSFYKNVSSPRVIRLVTHEVSSDPASALEAVKKLHEEGVHMVMGFFSSSQLAAVKPYADEHRILILSTGSSSISLSIPDDNIYRFNPDDVSQGDALSTLLKRENISVIIPLVREDLWDNFSKMTILGNSMNTTSPGEMVVYNPDSERINEIVSRLDTTIGSILKQADVKDTAVIAFTFDDIVQIMEEGADEKTYPNLTHIRFIGTDGNTLNPKLLTSPVAANFGLKHGFIGYTPYISDLGTSVEYDNIVKKLGYEPNGYAYASYDMTGIAAQTAFLDGSEDIEALKEAVFTTANHYRGMLAAGSLNAAGDRIRTYYAYWKLGEEPDGSIGWKISGVWEKINPGRVATIVDYTP; the protein is encoded by the coding sequence ATGCGAGAGAAATCCAAGGTTTTTTTACATCTGGTACTATTTGGACTCCTGTTGTTCACGGCATGTATCTCTCTGGTATCTGCAGGTAATGGAGAAGGAGGGGGATCCCCTGATGAGATTACACTTCATGCAGTTGTCCCAAATAATGGTGACCTGGCCCAACTTGGGATAGCATCAGAAATTGCGATGCAACAGGCTGTCGATGATTTTAACTCTTTTTATAAAAATGTCAGTTCACCACGAGTTATTCGGCTGGTAACTCATGAAGTATCATCTGACCCTGCTTCTGCCCTGGAAGCAGTGAAGAAGCTGCATGAAGAGGGTGTTCATATGGTTATGGGTTTTTTCAGCAGTTCTCAGCTCGCAGCGGTTAAGCCTTATGCAGATGAACACAGAATCCTCATATTATCTACCGGAAGCTCTTCCATCTCTCTCTCTATCCCTGATGACAACATATACCGGTTTAATCCGGATGATGTGAGTCAGGGAGACGCTCTCAGTACTCTTTTAAAACGGGAGAATATCAGTGTAATAATTCCCCTGGTTCGCGAAGATCTCTGGGATAATTTTAGTAAAATGACAATCCTGGGCAATTCGATGAATACCACATCGCCTGGTGAAATGGTCGTGTATAATCCCGATAGCGAACGAATTAACGAGATTGTATCCCGTCTTGATACAACGATCGGGTCTATTTTAAAGCAGGCTGATGTAAAGGATACTGCTGTCATCGCCTTCACCTTTGATGATATTGTACAGATCATGGAAGAAGGGGCTGATGAAAAGACGTATCCAAATCTGACTCATATCCGGTTCATCGGTACTGATGGAAATACCCTCAATCCCAAACTGCTAACCTCTCCAGTAGCGGCGAACTTCGGGCTTAAACATGGATTTATCGGATATACACCCTACATCAGTGACTTGGGGACCAGTGTTGAGTATGATAACATCGTGAAAAAACTCGGTTATGAACCAAACGGGTACGCGTATGCATCATATGATATGACTGGTATCGCAGCACAGACAGCGTTTCTTGATGGATCAGAAGATATTGAAGCATTAAAAGAGGCAGTATTCACTACCGCAAATCATTATCGTGGCATGTTGGCAGCAGGCTCCCTGAATGCTGCAGGCGATCGCATCCGGACATATTATGCATACTGGAAACTGGGAGAAGAACCAGATGGTTCCATAGGATGGAAGATTTCCGGTGTCTGGGAGAAGATAAATCCAGGCAGGGTAGCCACGATAGTCGATTATACCCCGTAG
- a CDS encoding flavin reductase family protein translates to MMKKVSIGTNATICPMPVTLIGSMVSGRPNFMTVAFIARINMEPPLLSMSLNKKSATREAVLETGVFSVNFPTAGMVDKADYCGIVSGKNTDKSGLFDIFYGALGDVPMIRECPLSFECKVTDSHEFTSHTCIIGEIVATYLDESCFTDNKPDPKKINPLMLTMPDNQYWNIGNPVGKAWNAGRDLVT, encoded by the coding sequence ATGATGAAAAAAGTATCGATTGGAACAAATGCCACGATATGTCCGATGCCAGTCACTCTGATCGGATCGATGGTGAGTGGTAGACCGAATTTTATGACCGTAGCATTTATCGCACGGATAAACATGGAACCGCCTCTTTTAAGCATGAGCCTTAATAAAAAAAGTGCTACACGGGAGGCAGTTCTTGAAACCGGAGTATTTAGTGTAAATTTCCCGACCGCTGGGATGGTGGATAAGGCTGATTATTGCGGGATTGTATCAGGGAAAAATACCGACAAGTCCGGACTTTTTGATATATTCTATGGAGCCCTCGGAGATGTTCCCATGATTCGTGAATGCCCCCTCTCATTTGAGTGCAAGGTTACTGATTCACATGAGTTCACGAGTCATACATGTATTATTGGAGAGATTGTAGCTACGTATCTGGATGAAAGCTGCTTTACAGATAATAAACCAGATCCTAAAAAGATCAATCCGTTAATGCTTACCATGCCTGATAATCAATACTGGAATATTGGAAATCCGGTTGGAAAAGCATGGAATGCCGGCAGAGATCTTGTAACGTGA
- a CDS encoding helix-turn-helix domain-containing protein: MRKDEIEERIIQLEQDIRTLKADHRDGVETILLEMQKIQNSVIEERISVLRERIIDGYEKIFMDLMLKNAEHNLEAQCLDPCTRNRRNECKEFLLARLKVTVQKEQYPDIILPCGRETINDKTLINKAPFLSEEPCNTCFSAYLNEKEQIKMTLGLIKESRESLVKPRINHFVSDLPGEIVISKLVEPLSHKHRFAMLQALSTGSMSFKELGSLTGSHGGHLLYHVTKLIEAGFVVKTESGKNYSITDKGLGIMDLVKQLYSQNGNLPVRE, from the coding sequence ATGCGAAAAGATGAGATAGAGGAGCGGATTATACAACTGGAACAGGATATTAGAACTCTGAAAGCTGATCATCGGGATGGTGTTGAAACAATCCTTCTAGAGATGCAGAAGATTCAGAACTCTGTAATAGAGGAGAGAATATCAGTACTTCGTGAGCGGATTATTGATGGGTACGAGAAGATCTTCATGGATCTTATGCTGAAGAATGCAGAACACAACCTGGAAGCCCAGTGTCTTGATCCTTGTACCAGAAACAGGCGGAATGAATGTAAGGAGTTCCTTTTGGCAAGGCTTAAAGTAACAGTTCAGAAAGAACAATATCCTGATATTATTCTTCCTTGTGGCCGTGAAACCATCAACGATAAAACCCTTATAAATAAAGCCCCGTTTCTCTCAGAAGAACCATGTAATACCTGTTTTTCTGCATACCTGAATGAAAAAGAACAGATCAAAATGACCCTAGGACTTATCAAGGAGAGCCGGGAATCACTGGTAAAACCAAGAATTAACCACTTTGTCTCGGATCTTCCCGGAGAGATTGTCATATCAAAACTTGTTGAACCACTCTCACATAAACACCGGTTTGCTATGCTACAGGCTCTTTCTACCGGTAGTATGAGTTTTAAAGAACTAGGTTCTCTTACAGGTTCTCATGGCGGTCACCTGCTATACCATGTAACGAAACTCATCGAAGCAGGTTTTGTTGTGAAAACAGAAAGCGGAAAAAATTATTCTATCACCGATAAGGGTCTTGGCATTATGGATCTTGTAAAACAACTGTATTCACAGAATGGAAATCTTCCGGTTCGTGAATAA
- a CDS encoding V4R domain-containing protein — protein sequence MDQREKFTFTWDLIGDPTEGRPNLGPLVPLEVYRLMQYCLREVIEDKLGVKQGESVIYEAGKKAGVSFYHHVLPPTTDHQEFIRALQDTLKELKVGIFRIEQGDLDGNLITASVSEDLDCSGLPELGYGVCTYDEGFLAGIFEQYTGKKCQVREIDCWCTGERTCRFSIELHS from the coding sequence ATGGATCAAAGAGAGAAATTTACATTTACATGGGATCTCATTGGAGATCCAACAGAAGGAAGGCCGAATTTAGGTCCTCTTGTTCCTCTAGAAGTATACAGGCTCATGCAATACTGTTTGCGTGAGGTCATAGAGGATAAACTGGGTGTTAAGCAGGGTGAATCTGTTATTTATGAAGCTGGGAAAAAGGCAGGAGTTAGTTTTTACCATCATGTCCTGCCACCCACTACAGATCATCAGGAGTTCATCCGGGCCCTCCAGGATACATTAAAAGAATTAAAAGTTGGAATATTCAGGATTGAACAAGGTGATCTGGATGGGAATTTAATTACTGCTTCAGTATCTGAAGATCTCGACTGTTCAGGATTGCCAGAACTCGGGTATGGAGTCTGTACGTATGACGAAGGATTTCTTGCAGGTATCTTTGAACAATATACAGGAAAAAAATGTCAGGTGCGGGAGATCGACTGCTGGTGTACAGGCGAGAGAACGTGTCGGTTCAGCATTGAATTACATTCATAG
- a CDS encoding PAS domain S-box protein yields the protein MSIRINHNENPYHILYVDDEPSLLEIGKLYLERRWGFTVTTVQSAKEALVHLRLDLYDAIVSDFQMPEMDGIELLQEIRIQYHDLPFILLTGRGREEVVIKALNAGADFYLQKGGDPTVQFAELANQLVKAIQKKQAEYDRLHAEQALMEREEMFRTIFDSSPVSITTISCLNARIQTVNSSFLSMTGCTEDEVIGKTFSELGLFSDYQIRWFKEICQEKSCITDIPATLTGKRGDQIEVLITTTPITSTHSPFLLTTFVEITQQNQNVSEVIQHNDCIHSIEEQPTSAEEGHTEDTVEMRMRNEGVLASEQKFKFLVDCCHEGILLTDLQGVILFANKATVRMVEFEDCSEVIGRNVLEFISEESREEVRLRYVQVGKNSEPLYSHHKIITRTGKEVFIESMGRIHTYNSTSALLITVRDVTDRLLSDEALKINDMRFQAVCENAGSWIWEIDSEEIYRYSNSVVEQILGYKPDELVGKVHFYNLLDPASRDDPCNDSIIAFSNFGPIKDHVYLFKHKNGNTVVLNISSTPAYDKRGRISGYYGVSENITKRKATESDFQKLVGTLVRKTGLSAIRNICEILRSWLQADCVIFGKLNPDHSGLHAISMILDGKEISDGYYSLPGTPCEKTCEQEFHMCTDNVIKMFPTADILKQFQFRGYCGTPIRNYEGKPIGVLCVLSRKPLDPPEGIREVMDIIAGKAAAEIERSQIEDALRESEEKFRMLVVLSLDGIIIIDKNGILLFGNQAAGRIFDLDIQKLIESGDQNVLEFISPESRDRVIYEIGHVAEVIEPYTVDYQAVTSSGQKIWIEGIGKEITFHDSPAILLSLRDITTRKQMEDAILRKNKQLNLLSSITRHDILNMIMVIQGSLEIIQMDYSDPGLIEYVQKMRIAANTIKTQIEFSRFYQDMSSHTAQWFDLTSCIPLEHVPPEIHLKNNLNGFRVYADQMLGKIFFNLLDNSIRHGQVVTTIRVGSYVDSENLIIVWEDNGIGIPADLKEKIFELGFGKNTGFGLFLVREILSLTGITIHETGTYGTGARFELTFPNGMFQYI from the coding sequence ATGTCAATCCGAATAAATCATAACGAGAATCCGTATCACATTCTCTATGTAGATGATGAGCCATCTCTCCTTGAGATCGGGAAACTATACCTGGAGAGAAGATGGGGGTTTACCGTTACTACTGTCCAATCTGCAAAAGAAGCACTTGTACATCTGAGATTAGATCTTTATGATGCGATCGTATCAGATTTTCAAATGCCTGAAATGGATGGTATCGAATTGTTACAGGAGATTCGGATCCAATACCATGATCTTCCATTTATTTTGTTAACAGGAAGAGGACGTGAAGAGGTTGTTATTAAAGCCCTCAATGCAGGAGCTGATTTCTATCTACAAAAAGGGGGGGATCCAACCGTACAATTTGCGGAGTTGGCGAATCAATTAGTAAAAGCAATACAAAAGAAACAGGCCGAATATGATCGCCTTCATGCCGAACAGGCCCTCATGGAACGTGAAGAGATGTTTCGGACCATCTTCGATTCAAGTCCTGTTTCGATTACAACAATATCCTGCCTTAACGCTCGCATTCAAACCGTTAATTCTTCATTTCTCTCTATGACTGGTTGCACCGAAGATGAAGTCATCGGGAAAACCTTTAGTGAACTAGGATTATTTTCTGATTATCAAATCCGTTGGTTTAAAGAAATTTGTCAGGAGAAGTCATGTATTACTGATATACCGGCAACCCTGACTGGGAAGAGGGGTGATCAGATTGAGGTTCTTATTACCACAACTCCGATTACCAGTACTCATTCCCCCTTTCTTTTGACCACCTTCGTAGAAATTACTCAACAGAATCAGAATGTGAGTGAAGTCATCCAGCATAACGATTGTATTCACTCAATAGAAGAGCAACCGACTTCTGCAGAAGAAGGACACACGGAAGACACGGTTGAAATGCGGATGAGAAATGAGGGTGTGCTGGCAAGTGAACAGAAATTTAAATTTCTTGTCGATTGTTGCCATGAAGGTATTCTCCTCACAGACCTTCAGGGTGTGATTTTGTTTGCGAATAAGGCTACTGTCAGAATGGTTGAGTTTGAAGATTGTTCTGAAGTCATTGGAAGGAATGTTCTTGAGTTTATTTCCGAAGAGTCTCGTGAAGAAGTTCGTTTACGGTATGTACAGGTAGGAAAGAATAGTGAACCGCTGTATTCCCATCATAAAATAATTACCCGTACTGGAAAAGAGGTCTTCATTGAGAGTATGGGGAGAATTCATACATATAATAGCACATCTGCATTGCTCATTACCGTACGCGATGTAACAGATCGCCTTCTTTCTGATGAAGCTCTCAAGATAAATGATATGCGGTTTCAAGCGGTTTGTGAGAATGCAGGTTCATGGATCTGGGAGATCGATTCTGAAGAAATATACCGGTATTCAAACTCTGTTGTCGAACAAATACTGGGGTACAAGCCTGATGAACTCGTGGGAAAAGTTCATTTCTATAATCTCCTCGATCCCGCATCCCGGGATGATCCTTGTAACGATTCAATAATCGCGTTTTCAAATTTTGGTCCTATAAAGGACCATGTCTATCTGTTCAAGCACAAAAATGGAAACACTGTTGTTCTCAACATCAGTAGTACACCCGCATACGATAAAAGAGGAAGAATCTCTGGTTATTACGGTGTGAGTGAAAATATTACCAAACGCAAGGCAACTGAATCTGATTTTCAGAAACTGGTGGGAACTCTTGTTCGTAAAACCGGTCTCTCTGCCATACGTAATATATGCGAAATTCTTCGTTCCTGGCTTCAGGCTGATTGTGTAATTTTCGGGAAATTAAATCCGGATCATTCAGGATTGCATGCAATATCTATGATTCTTGATGGAAAGGAAATTTCTGACGGGTATTATTCACTTCCTGGAACACCCTGCGAAAAAACGTGTGAACAGGAGTTTCACATGTGCACTGATAATGTTATCAAAATGTTTCCTACTGCAGACATTTTGAAACAATTTCAATTCAGAGGATATTGTGGGACACCAATACGCAATTACGAGGGAAAACCAATAGGAGTTCTCTGTGTACTATCCAGAAAACCTCTTGATCCACCTGAAGGTATCAGAGAGGTCATGGATATCATCGCTGGAAAAGCAGCAGCAGAGATCGAACGGTCACAGATTGAAGATGCTCTTAGAGAGAGCGAAGAAAAATTCAGAATGCTTGTAGTCCTGTCACTTGATGGGATTATCATCATAGATAAGAATGGAATACTCTTGTTTGGAAATCAGGCAGCAGGAAGGATTTTTGATCTGGATATTCAGAAACTCATTGAATCAGGTGACCAAAATGTCCTTGAATTTATATCCCCGGAGTCCAGGGATCGTGTAATCTATGAGATCGGTCATGTTGCAGAAGTGATAGAACCATATACTGTAGATTATCAGGCTGTAACATCATCAGGGCAAAAGATATGGATAGAAGGGATAGGAAAAGAGATAACTTTCCACGATTCACCGGCAATACTACTCTCGCTCAGGGATATTACCACACGAAAACAGATGGAAGACGCAATCCTGAGGAAAAATAAGCAACTGAATCTTCTCTCAAGTATAACACGCCATGATATTCTGAATATGATTATGGTGATCCAGGGTTCTCTTGAAATAATCCAGATGGATTACTCAGACCCTGGATTGATTGAGTATGTTCAGAAGATGAGGATAGCTGCGAATACAATAAAAACCCAGATTGAATTTTCAAGGTTTTATCAGGATATGAGTTCTCACACAGCCCAGTGGTTTGATCTCACCTCCTGTATACCGCTGGAACATGTTCCTCCGGAGATCCACCTAAAAAATAATCTGAATGGATTCAGAGTATATGCGGATCAGATGCTCGGGAAAATATTTTTTAATCTCCTTGATAATTCGATTCGCCATGGTCAGGTTGTCACAACCATCAGGGTAGGATCATATGTGGATAGTGAAAACCTGATTATCGTATGGGAGGATAACGGGATTGGAATTCCTGCAGATCTTAAGGAGAAGATATTTGAATTAGGTTTTGGAAAGAATACCGGGTTTGGGCTGTTTCTTGTCCGCGAGATCCTATCACTCACCGGTATTACAATTCATGAGACCGGAACATATGGTACTGGTGCCAGGTTTGAACTCACATTTCCTAATGGGATGTTCCAGTATATTTGA
- a CDS encoding histidine kinase dimerization/phosphoacceptor domain -containing protein, with translation MIVPKKNNVSTIAEDGASESDLTQALKLITSFIQTKGKIPDLLPGTQEEQELLISILVTLKSSQHHLLEISEGKLDSNIELRGTFGGALKHLQSNLRHLTWKTQAIAKGDFSQKVDFLHDFSIAFNSMVKDLEDAKKALLQKNHEIQAVNRSLSISTEQYKSLILTSPISICIVHNGEIVLTNHAFSKMLHISSLKMIEPNTFIRYIHPDQIAHFSEQLSLSSEPGVNWNQFEEEMVCEDGTTINTEFVATDIIFENNPSILFFIYDITTRKNHELQILSSLQEKEILLKEVYHRVKNNLQIIWSLLSIQSRQVKDETVKEYFIECQNRIKSLALLHETLYRTDNLRDINYGEYLTQITTNLIKTYNINSEEISLEIEAFETTIPLSLAVPCSLIVNEMVTNSLKYAFNQTGKGTIKILFTYNLATKTYHLDYRDSGPGFPDGINPQQTKSLGMQLIYGLTKQLKGTIFQQNDNGVHFTIEFPLGSDQDEI, from the coding sequence ATGATAGTACCTAAAAAAAATAATGTCTCAACTATTGCTGAAGATGGGGCATCTGAATCAGATCTAACACAGGCTCTTAAACTCATCACGTCATTCATTCAGACAAAAGGAAAAATACCTGATCTCCTCCCGGGAACACAGGAGGAACAGGAATTACTCATATCAATCCTCGTCACATTAAAAAGTTCACAACATCATTTACTCGAAATATCAGAAGGGAAACTTGATTCCAATATTGAATTACGAGGCACTTTTGGTGGAGCATTAAAACATCTCCAATCAAATTTACGACATCTGACCTGGAAAACTCAGGCAATAGCGAAGGGAGACTTTAGTCAGAAAGTCGATTTTCTTCATGATTTCTCGATCGCATTTAACTCTATGGTCAAGGACTTAGAAGATGCAAAGAAGGCACTTCTACAAAAAAACCATGAGATCCAGGCGGTAAATAGGTCGTTATCCATAAGCACAGAACAATACAAATCCCTGATACTTACCTCACCAATCTCAATATGTATTGTTCATAATGGAGAAATAGTCCTTACAAATCATGCATTTAGTAAAATGCTCCATATTTCCTCTCTTAAAATGATTGAACCCAACACATTTATTCGATATATTCATCCAGATCAAATCGCTCATTTTTCTGAGCAACTGTCCCTGTCCTCTGAACCGGGAGTGAACTGGAATCAATTTGAAGAGGAGATGGTCTGTGAAGATGGAACTACAATCAATACAGAATTTGTTGCAACAGATATTATTTTTGAGAATAACCCCTCAATACTCTTTTTTATATATGATATCACGACAAGAAAAAACCATGAATTGCAGATTCTGAGTTCACTTCAGGAAAAAGAGATTCTGCTAAAAGAGGTGTATCACAGGGTAAAAAATAATCTGCAGATAATCTGGTCTCTCCTCTCAATACAATCACGACAGGTAAAAGACGAAACAGTTAAAGAGTATTTTATTGAGTGCCAGAATCGCATAAAATCTCTTGCATTGCTGCATGAAACCCTGTATCGGACCGATAATCTCCGGGATATAAATTATGGGGAGTATCTCACTCAGATCACAACCAATTTAATAAAAACGTACAATATCAACTCTGAAGAGATCTCATTAGAAATAGAAGCCTTTGAAACGACAATTCCACTCTCTCTTGCTGTACCCTGCAGTCTCATAGTCAATGAGATGGTAACAAACTCATTAAAGTATGCTTTTAATCAAACAGGAAAAGGAACAATCAAGATACTATTTACATACAACCTTGCAACCAAAACATATCATCTTGATTACCGTGATTCAGGCCCGGGATTTCCTGATGGGATAAACCCACAACAGACAAAATCTCTAGGAATGCAGTTAATCTATGGGCTGACCAAACAACTTAAAGGAACAATTTTTCAGCAGAACGATAATGGTGTCCATTTTACTATCGAATTTCCTTTAGGTTCAGATCAGGATGAAATATGA
- a CDS encoding beta-propeller domain-containing protein — protein sequence MTQINLILKLGACMLLVMICSVSADRLPNSQPEVQYFSPDGISGLTIPSGSPLNSTQTATPLNTVSRDNSAISTIIGMIPFLGDNEDNPLALKKISSAEGLELYFLNQTRVNEEKLTKEKALNSERKNLDFASTDSGKGLYNIESQAVSAPLTNGGSHLPAMMPENQVFTLQKATAYSPSGLVTDVASTYSTTNIQVTGVDEPDFIKNDGKYIYIISNKNLTIVDAYPPQNARIVSQIPVEGDVSDIFLNGDRLVIFTGKNGQGWIKPAGSVAPVPSSEYQTHALVYSILDRAHPEVLRDISIPGRYQNARMIDGDIYVLNQESRNTGDYHMPVLYDGKKEIAIRNIRAPQVPPDNYVFYSLSSFNIHNDAQPTAESFLLGKDSTLYVSPGNVYIAYKNQGNNPGSLPTYKDSVVHRFGIRDGKISYKATGIFPGYLLNQFSLDEYEGNLRVATTIDEPAAKGGRSNGVYVLDPDMVVIGSLDHLASGEKIYSARFMGDLLYLVTFKTMDPLFVIDLSNPKHPGILGELKIPGYSDYLHPYDKTHLIGIGKDTTPNQWGVSTTGIKIALFDVSNLTDPREVGHVIIGEKGSDSEVLRDHRAFLLDQSKNVMAIPIKEITNTPTPGSQYNGSYIPSIWQGTYVYGIDLKNGFTEKGRITKETSNLNNYPEQASAVKRSLLMDSILYTISHQNIMATDINDLSRQIVNITL from the coding sequence ATGACTCAAATAAATTTAATTTTAAAATTAGGGGCATGTATGCTCCTGGTAATGATCTGTAGTGTCTCTGCAGACCGTCTACCCAATTCGCAACCTGAAGTACAGTACTTCTCTCCTGATGGAATTTCAGGTCTAACGATACCTTCAGGTTCACCCCTGAACAGTACTCAAACTGCTACACCTCTCAACACGGTAAGCAGGGATAATTCTGCGATTTCTACCATAATTGGCATGATTCCGTTTTTAGGTGATAATGAAGATAATCCTCTGGCTCTAAAGAAGATCAGTTCTGCTGAAGGTCTGGAACTGTATTTCTTAAATCAGACCCGGGTAAATGAAGAGAAACTGACTAAAGAAAAAGCGTTAAATTCAGAAAGAAAAAATCTTGATTTTGCCTCAACGGATTCGGGAAAAGGGCTTTACAATATCGAATCTCAGGCAGTATCCGCACCCCTTACGAATGGAGGATCACATCTTCCCGCAATGATGCCAGAAAACCAGGTATTCACTTTACAAAAGGCAACTGCCTACTCCCCGTCCGGATTAGTAACTGATGTGGCATCAACATACTCCACCACAAATATCCAGGTTACCGGAGTAGATGAACCTGATTTTATCAAAAATGATGGAAAGTATATCTACATCATCAGTAACAAAAATCTGACGATTGTTGATGCATATCCACCGCAAAATGCCAGAATCGTTTCACAGATCCCGGTAGAAGGCGATGTATCTGATATTTTCCTGAACGGAGATCGTCTGGTCATCTTTACCGGGAAGAATGGTCAGGGCTGGATAAAGCCGGCAGGATCAGTTGCTCCGGTTCCAAGTTCAGAATATCAGACCCATGCACTTGTCTACTCGATACTTGACCGTGCTCATCCGGAGGTATTGCGTGACATCAGTATTCCGGGAAGATACCAGAATGCACGGATGATTGATGGTGACATCTATGTGCTCAACCAGGAGAGCCGGAACACCGGAGATTACCATATGCCTGTCCTCTATGATGGGAAAAAGGAGATCGCCATACGAAATATCCGGGCTCCCCAGGTTCCTCCTGATAATTATGTATTCTACTCCCTTTCATCATTCAACATACATAATGACGCACAGCCCACTGCAGAATCATTCCTCCTGGGTAAGGATAGCACGCTCTACGTTTCACCGGGAAATGTATATATCGCCTACAAAAATCAGGGAAACAATCCTGGCTCATTGCCAACCTATAAGGATTCAGTAGTACACCGGTTTGGTATCAGGGACGGAAAGATCTCGTACAAAGCAACTGGAATATTCCCTGGCTATCTTCTCAACCAGTTCTCTCTTGATGAATATGAAGGAAATCTTCGGGTTGCGACCACAATAGACGAACCTGCTGCAAAGGGCGGGCGTTCGAATGGTGTGTATGTTCTTGATCCTGATATGGTCGTGATCGGCAGTCTGGATCATCTGGCATCAGGCGAGAAGATCTATTCAGCACGGTTTATGGGCGACCTGTTATACCTGGTCACGTTCAAAACGATGGACCCGCTCTTTGTAATAGACCTCTCAAATCCTAAACATCCGGGGATTTTAGGAGAACTCAAGATTCCGGGATACTCTGATTACCTTCATCCATATGATAAAACCCATCTGATTGGAATCGGAAAAGATACCACTCCGAATCAGTGGGGAGTCTCTACAACCGGGATAAAGATTGCATTATTCGATGTATCAAATCTTACAGACCCCCGGGAGGTAGGTCATGTTATTATCGGAGAGAAAGGTTCTGATTCAGAAGTGCTGCGTGATCATCGGGCGTTCCTGCTGGATCAGAGCAAAAATGTGATGGCTATTCCCATTAAGGAGATAACAAATACTCCGACACCGGGAAGCCAGTATAATGGGTCATATATTCCATCGATCTGGCAGGGGACGTACGTGTATGGGATAGATCTAAAGAACGGGTTCACTGAAAAAGGAAGGATAACAAAGGAAACGAGTAACCTGAATAATTATCCTGAACAGGCTTCTGCAGTGAAGCGATCCCTTCTGATGGATTCAATCCTGTATACGATCTCTCATCAGAATATTATGGCTACTGATATCAATGATCTTTCACGACAGATAGTAAACATCACACTGTAA
- a CDS encoding nitroreductase family protein, translated as MNSVDLETRNRIFDEIIAERRTHRSFTDEPVSDETILSIISAGLHAPYASAAANGGDDIRKFIVIRKESEIMTVIKPMLFREVQEMSKELEKAAASNEEFAEKAGSFIKRISMIKKMGTVPGIGTAPVYLVVAEKKGFPPVQQASLAHCLENMWLKATALGLGFQLVSITSQMETLDDFCEFLDIWPGVWELNGCAIGYPAEKLPVSVRPDARDVTTWIP; from the coding sequence ATGAACTCGGTAGATCTTGAAACCAGAAACAGAATATTTGACGAAATTATTGCAGAACGCCGGACTCATCGGAGTTTTACCGATGAGCCGGTCTCTGATGAGACTATTCTGAGTATCATCTCTGCAGGACTTCATGCTCCCTATGCCAGTGCTGCGGCAAACGGTGGAGATGATATCAGGAAATTCATCGTGATCAGGAAAGAGTCTGAGATAATGACTGTTATCAAGCCAATGCTCTTTCGTGAGGTGCAGGAGATGTCCAAAGAACTGGAGAAGGCTGCTGCAAGTAACGAAGAATTTGCAGAGAAGGCTGGCAGTTTTATCAAACGCATCTCGATGATCAAAAAGATGGGAACGGTCCCGGGAATTGGAACGGCACCGGTCTACCTGGTGGTCGCTGAGAAGAAGGGGTTCCCCCCTGTTCAGCAGGCCTCGCTTGCTCATTGCCTTGAGAATATGTGGCTGAAGGCAACCGCCCTCGGTCTTGGATTTCAGCTCGTCTCGATCACGTCACAGATGGAGACATTAGATGATTTCTGTGAGTTTCTGGACATTTGGCCAGGAGTCTGGGAACTGAATGGGTGTGCAATAGGATATCCGGCTGAAAAACTGCCTGTTTCTGTCAGGCCGGATGCCAGAGATGTTACAACCTGGATCCCCTGA